The genomic stretch GCTTGGCAAAGTCAGCATTCGAACGACCTAAAAAAGGTAGGTACTCACCATTTTGGCGAGCATGGCATCCATAACAGGCTGGTGCGTAGAAGCCAGGGCAGAGCGTATAGTGGCTGCGTTGGCGACACATTGCGCCATGCAGCGCTGGAGTCCCGCCGCTTGCTTAACCAAGTGAGCACTCAATGGAACCTGAACAgagaattttaaatttaatcgaaattaaactttcgtgagatatattttaaactgtttagatGACAACGGTTTCTCTCACTTAAATTTTTAGTCGCTTTCGTGCATGGagtgcagccgccgcgagcactcgagcctgaggaaggacccccgacgggcccgaaacatgtcgccaatagtgACAAAAAATGTATGCGAGTGAAACtgttgtcgtctaaacagtttaGAATTCTAAATTTATTGTGGAAGTAAAGGTAATTAAGGCTCTATGACAGACTTTAATGGGTGATTTCAAATCGTACTTTTACTATAGTGCATCGGAGATGATCGAGACAAGCCGGTGTCTCAACACCGAAAATCATTTTAGTTCATTTTGTTTCAAGAATAAGTTCTCTCTGAAGATAGAAGAGTAGCTGAGCTGAGTGATAAGGCGTGTGGCTTTCGAATATCATGGTTTCAAACACTTATCACCAGCTCGTATCGAAGTCAATTGGCTTCAAGGAACTTatgtatgtacgaaatattagaGGATACTTAGATTTGCCAGTCAGGCTTGTCAATAAAGGAAAATATTGTGAGGAAACTTGCATATGTCTGGAAAGAAATTCAAAGCTGCGCCAATTGCCAATTCCCCTGTGGCCAGCAACGGGCATGAGTGATAATGATGACCAAGTTCCAAAACTTACCTCATCACTAAACTGAAATAAAGGTCatattagacgtgcgcgccggtcgaaaaaaatcgggcggcggcgcgccacgaaaaaatccacggcggcggcgtaacgccggcggcgtggaatcttcaacttttcaatatacgtATAATGAGAAACCAAGATTAACTCTTAAGTCAACACtggaaaaatctcaaaaaaaccTTGTTACATCGtttttttggtttattgtagaaatatcATGAGAAAAACATGTCAGTATGTTGGACGTTGCTAGGATCGGtgtaaataataagttttaggcaaaaataaaatttttggtacaagcttttatcgccgactgtacttttttttccacaggcaactaatactcatggagacaattctaaaaaccccaaacacaattaggtttcgttgttttatcactgagttcctatggccacctccggtctccatcatcagatcagctcgatgacaccatatattgcattgtcaccccaattacgtatgtatgcaaaatttcagctcaatcggaaaccgggaagtggataaaatttaacttgcaagatttgattacacacagacagacagacagacagacaacggtcaggtgaaagtaaataaaagcttgtaaaaagataCGCCGCGTAATGAAAATTGCCGAGTATAGACTACCTACTTCATGTGCATAatgcataaggtttttttttagtccaattcatgttttttgaaataaatatagaatcattgcattttttaattagaaatacaCATACcgataatgtcaacttatgtaaGGAATTGAATTAAAACCTATtacctatttttatatttttggaataactttatagctcgtaggtggtaaagTTTTATCAGTCATTGACGTCATTTATTTATCATTAAATCAAACAGCGGGTTATCCTAGGAAGCAGTAACATCTAAGCAATGGTTTTTACAATAATGCATGcacttttttcaaaattttcctaACAAGTTTCtcaaatgaaatcgggtctgtctcttgacgaaaacaaatccacacacaaacaggaaacaaacacacacacacacgcacacgcgcgcgcacagacacacacacacacacacacaccacatcCACAGGGAAAAATCcataaaaacattttctttatctatttggttcattacataatacggcaagtaatgactttttaaaatgttttgtcaAACACCTAACATCcctctatttaatttatttaccacaaaaactaccagaaaatttaataattttactcttcgcatacttggcaacgtctaacatattggacttagcaaaagtgccgtgttgtcgattacaacgggcaaaatactggacattacactttttacacttgttttacccataaacaaaaaacatttttatgtaaatcatattgccacgtaataaacagaccagttagtaacctattacacgttttattttaactCTGCTTAATACTGCCATATacaaaaaattatgaaatatggGTAAAAATGCTTCCTTGCAAGTTCTGCGTTCTGTAGGACTTTGACAAAAAGATTATGTTCACACTGGTTCCCAATATTTTCTTATACactcatacttaaaaataacatatcatTCAAGTAGTATTAGTAGAGTAGTTTCCTGGTTACACTACCAGGAAACTACGCTACCAGAGGAAAGTAACGCTATGCTTTAATATTTGGTGTAGAAATTTTTCTTGGGATGTCCATTATAGTGGACGTtatcgatttaagggttaaaataaatcaagcaatgaatttaaaaaaacggAACAGTCGGAACCCTAAAGCTAGGCACGTCGCACGCGGTTTATGtccattgattttaaatttgtactcttgcgggctttgtctcggcgcgaattttaaactaccggcggcggcggcggcgcgctgactccttatggcggcggcgcgccgcggcggcgcgcacgtctaggtcatatactaagaaaaagtgaccaaggcctccagtgccccaggctgggtcactttttcttagtatatgacatatTTTGTTtcagtttatatttttatacatagtagtgtttctacttgaaataaaaacaaattaaaatattttcagaaaataatttaatttgttctaatacttatTAGTATGTATTACCTCATCACTGCCAGTGGAAGCGGTGCCTGCTCCGCGTAGCACTGTTTCCAGGACATGGGCATGCTGCGACACATAGTCCAGGCAGCGGCGCAGCTCCACCACCTCGCGCCGTTGTCGGTCTGTATACAACTCATAATTATTTGATAATTGAATTCGCGAAAAATCTATACTTTATTATGAAAGGGAAATATCAACACTTATTCTTTTCTGTCATATTTCCATATACCTACATTGACAGTTCAACACAAATATGTCGACTACTAGGATTTGTGACCCTTTTAATTTTGCTATTGATGTAGTTATAGTCAAGCCAATATAGACATGCACCAAGACGATAATAGTTTAAAAACTTTAATCCCaaaaaagtgtaaaaaaattttaaaactaaTGTTGCTAACTGCCTTGTATGTGAGAATTTTGTAAACACCTTTCTGCTAGATATTACCTGACTCATTTGAAATGTAACTCAATGCAACTCAGGTTTTTCAAGCTACACACTAGAATACATTCATACACATTTTTAGTGTTTATGTCTATGTCTACCACTAACAACATTGTGTTCACATTTTTTAGGGGTCCCataacatttaatttaagtttttattttcatcatctcagccataagacgtccactgctgaacataggccatAGGCATagggtttttattttatctacaggAAAATATCTAAGTACCTATTGTAATGTAACAGTAAAGCTTGTTTTAGAGGTAGTACaccttaaaaaaaatatttatgatctATTTATTATCCACaataattatagttatattacttaaGCAAAAACTTTTATCTGTTATTCTAGATAGACATTTATACTAGAATTGCATGCAGTTTAATTCGAATAAAAAATCCCATGTAGCATCAATAAACCTAGTAAATATTAAGAACTAAGGAGcaaattatacataatttacatattgaCAAAATTAGTTGATGCTAAAAACAATGTTAATGATATGCAAATATAATTCCTAAATACTGATAGTGCAACGAGCTAGTGATAATGTGCGACGAATGTTATTGCAATGTGGGGACCAAAACAGGGTCTGACCGTGGTATTCGTAGATCCTTTGCGTACGGCGCCTGTAGCGTTCCTCCTGGAGCTGCCGCTCCGCCTGGGCTGCTTTGCCTTGCGCCTCCAGGACGTCCAGGAACGAAGACAACAAAGATTTACGCTCCGTCGAGGTTGTAACGGTTTCTTGCATTTTGCCGTCAAGTTACTACGTTTACAGCACTcacaaaaatatgtatttactacTAGCGTCTAAGTAAATATAAGTTGTAACTATTTTATTTGATAACCAGTAAAATAAACGAAATTAGACTACGAAACAAAATCCAAATCAAAACTCAAAATCACACAACCTTCCCGTCAACCGCCCAAACTTCAACTGAGGACATAGACAAGACAGAGTCCGAAATCAAATCGGATTAACTGGATTAACGGATTGTTTGTCAAAAATGATAccatataagaaaaaaataatcagtGATATTGCTTTGAAGGCA from Cydia fagiglandana chromosome 11, ilCydFagi1.1, whole genome shotgun sequence encodes the following:
- the LOC134669055 gene encoding uncharacterized protein LOC134669055, with the protein product MQETVTTSTERKSLLSSFLDVLEAQGKAAQAERQLQEERYRRRTQRIYEYHDRQRREVVELRRCLDYVSQHAHVLETVLRGAGTASTGSDEVPLSAHLVKQAAGLQRCMAQCVANAATIRSALASTHQPVMDAMLAKMEAELRSWTAFLHRAVDATYNSEIVIDNLHNMIAEQRRYVRDVTSSSVFTALCAEADAEASTTETASAGTGVEAEAEAEADRTPRSPLERRPPSSCSTPLHN